One segment of Niveibacterium microcysteis DNA contains the following:
- a CDS encoding type II secretion system protein: MKRNAGFTLIELLVTLAIMALLATLVMPVAELALQRSREAELRTALRTLRNAIDAYKQASDDGRIALKAGGSGYPPKLEALVEGVTDAKSPKGAKLYFLRRIPRDPTSTDTYAEPAATWATRSYASDPDHPRSGDDVFDVFSRSPGIGLDGTPYAEW, from the coding sequence ATGAAACGCAATGCCGGCTTCACGCTGATCGAACTGTTGGTGACGCTCGCCATCATGGCGCTGCTGGCCACGCTCGTGATGCCGGTGGCGGAGCTGGCGCTGCAACGCTCGCGCGAGGCCGAACTGCGCACCGCACTGCGCACGCTGCGCAACGCGATCGATGCGTACAAGCAGGCCAGCGACGACGGCCGCATCGCCCTGAAGGCCGGTGGCTCGGGCTATCCGCCCAAGCTCGAAGCATTGGTCGAAGGCGTCACCGATGCGAAGTCGCCGAAAGGCGCGAAGCTCTACTTCCTGCGCCGCATTCCGCGCGACCCGACGAGCACCGACACCTACGCCGAGCCGGCAGCCACCTGGGCGACCCGCAGCTACGCGAGCGACCCGGATCACCCGCGCTCGGGGGACGATGTGTTCGATGTGTTTTCCCGTTCGCCCGGCATCGGGCTGGACGGCACGCCCTACGCGGAGTGGTGA
- a CDS encoding secretin N-terminal domain-containing protein, producing MTRLSRIRAASALVLLLLAGCAGQKAFRAGGELIEQKQYEAALEQYRAAIAADPNNAEFRLTYLKARDQAVAQWLAEAERAQAAGRSGEAAPLFMQVLRADEKNARAIRGLRAMERDNRHAQYVAEAQSAYSQGDLDGAQARLRIVLSENPAYPSAIELNGQIEQRRAQPRGASEQRLAEAFRKPISIEFRDAQLRQVFEVISRASGLNFVLDKEVRGDQRTTIFLRNSTVANALALTLLTNQLEQRVLDSSSVLIFPSTTQKLRDYQALAVKTFVLANGDAKNVANTLRTILKTRDVVVDEKQNMLIVRDTPEALRMAEKLITLHDQAPPEVMLEVEILEVQRNRLLKLGIEYPGRASLTPLASDGKTLTLADLLDLGSHNIGVTIDPLAINANRTVSDVRVLANPRIRVLNREKAKIVVGQKVPTITNTATSTGFVAGSVSYLDVGLKLEVEPNVSPDGEVTIKMGLEVSNILDRIQQKDGTTVYQLGTRNADTILRLHDGENQVLAGLINDSQTSGGSHIPGLGDIPGLDRVFGSKTDDSQQSEVVLSITPRIVRPAVRPSVRDAEFEAGTEASLKPLSLGDIPAPTQQGNPNNVPPPPPNNPPPPPPQAPAAPAAASPAAPAAVAPSAKHGDGRLALRSSVQLSQPPAARPADEAPSHEYRFALAGDALPQR from the coding sequence ATGACTAGACTCTCCCGGATCCGCGCCGCCTCGGCGCTGGTGTTGCTGCTGCTGGCCGGTTGCGCAGGGCAGAAAGCCTTTCGCGCTGGCGGCGAGCTGATCGAGCAGAAGCAGTACGAAGCGGCGCTCGAGCAATACCGCGCAGCGATTGCGGCTGACCCGAACAACGCCGAGTTCCGCTTGACCTACCTGAAGGCGCGCGATCAGGCGGTGGCGCAATGGCTTGCCGAAGCCGAACGGGCGCAGGCCGCAGGCCGCAGTGGCGAGGCCGCGCCGCTCTTCATGCAGGTGCTGCGTGCCGACGAGAAGAACGCGCGGGCGATTCGCGGCCTACGTGCGATGGAACGCGACAACCGCCATGCGCAGTACGTGGCCGAGGCGCAGAGTGCCTACTCGCAGGGCGATCTGGATGGCGCCCAGGCCAGGCTTCGCATCGTGCTGAGCGAGAACCCGGCCTACCCGTCGGCGATCGAGCTCAACGGCCAGATCGAGCAACGCCGCGCGCAGCCACGCGGCGCGAGCGAGCAGCGCCTCGCCGAGGCCTTCCGCAAGCCGATCTCGATCGAATTCCGCGATGCGCAGCTGCGTCAGGTGTTCGAGGTGATCTCGCGCGCCTCCGGCCTCAACTTCGTGCTCGACAAGGAAGTGCGCGGCGACCAGCGCACCACGATCTTCCTGCGCAACAGCACCGTCGCCAACGCGCTTGCATTGACACTGCTGACCAACCAGCTCGAGCAACGCGTGCTCGATTCCAGCTCGGTGCTGATCTTCCCGTCGACGACGCAGAAACTGCGCGACTACCAGGCGCTTGCCGTGAAGACCTTCGTGCTCGCCAACGGCGACGCGAAGAATGTTGCGAACACGCTGCGCACGATCCTGAAAACCCGCGACGTGGTGGTGGACGAGAAGCAGAACATGCTCATCGTGCGCGATACGCCTGAGGCGCTGCGCATGGCGGAGAAACTGATCACGCTGCACGATCAGGCGCCGCCGGAAGTGATGCTGGAAGTCGAGATCCTCGAAGTGCAGCGCAACCGCCTGCTCAAGCTCGGCATTGAATACCCGGGCCGTGCGTCGCTCACGCCGCTGGCGTCGGACGGCAAGACGCTGACGCTCGCCGACCTGCTCGATCTGGGCTCGCACAACATCGGCGTGACGATCGATCCGCTCGCGATCAATGCCAACCGCACCGTGTCCGACGTGCGGGTGCTGGCCAATCCGCGCATCCGCGTGCTCAACCGCGAGAAGGCGAAGATTGTGGTCGGCCAGAAGGTGCCGACGATCACCAACACCGCCACCTCCACCGGCTTTGTCGCGGGCTCGGTGTCCTACCTCGACGTGGGCCTCAAGCTCGAAGTGGAACCGAACGTGTCGCCGGACGGAGAAGTGACGATCAAGATGGGGCTGGAGGTCAGCAACATCCTCGACCGCATCCAGCAGAAGGACGGCACCACGGTCTACCAGCTCGGCACCCGCAATGCCGATACGATCCTGCGGCTGCATGACGGCGAGAACCAGGTCCTGGCCGGCCTGATCAACGATAGCCAGACCAGCGGCGGCAGCCATATCCCGGGGCTCGGCGACATCCCGGGCCTGGACCGCGTGTTCGGTTCCAAGACCGACGATTCGCAGCAATCCGAAGTGGTGCTGTCGATCACGCCGCGCATCGTGCGGCCGGCGGTGCGCCCCTCGGTGCGTGATGCTGAATTCGAAGCCGGCACCGAGGCGAGCCTCAAGCCGCTGAGCCTCGGCGATATTCCCGCGCCGACGCAGCAGGGCAACCCGAACAACGTACCGCCACCGCCGCCAAACAACCCGCCGCCACCACCGCCTCAGGCTCCGGCGGCTCCTGCTGCGGCATCGCCGGCCGCGCCGGCGGCTGTTGCACCCTCGGCCAAGCATGGCGATGGGCGGTTGGCCTTGCGCAGCAGCGTGCAACTGAGTCAGCCGCCGGCCGCACGGCCGGCCGATGAGGCACCCAGCCACGAATACCGCTTCGCACTCGCGGGCGACGCACTGCCACAACGATGA